In bacterium, the genomic window TTCTTTTGCACCGCCTCTCTCTTTGCGATAGATATCCGTCATCCCACCAAAGGAGATTCCGATGTCCAATCGATCGATCATAGGTATCTTAGCAGCAGTGATCGCATTCGCGATCTGTCTCATGGCCGGCCGGACGTCATTTTCAGCGAAAAAGGGGGAAGCGATGGAGGGCAAGGCAAGGGCCGTGATCTCGGAGTATCTGGAGAAGTACAAGCCGCTGGACCTGGGGCTCAGACGCGCCTGGTACGAATACAGCACCACGGGGGACAAGCGCGCCTCCGCGAGGCAGGGCGAGTTGGAACTCGCCATGAGACAGCTGGCCAGCGACAGGGATAGGTTCGGGAAGCTGAAGTCCCTCTACAAGTCGCGGGACAAGATCGAGGACCGCGTGGTCAGGCGGCAGGTCGAGCTCCTCTACCTCGTGCATCTGCCGAACCAGGTCGAGCCGGAGAAGCTCAAGAGGCTCACCGCGCTCGAGAGGCGCATCGAGGAGACCTTCAACGACTACAGGGCGGAACTGGACGGAAAGAAACTCTCGCCCGTGGATGTCGCGCACATGCTCTCCGACTCCACGGACAGCGCAAAGATCGAGCGCGTCTGGAAGTCCCAGGCGGGCGTGGGAAGGCTCCTTGAATCCGACTTCCGTGAACTGGTGAAGCTGAGAAATGAGATCGCGCGCGATCTGGGATACGCGAGCGCGCTCGAGCTCGAGGCGGTGGTCGCGGAGCTCGACCTCGGCATGCTGGATAAATTCTACAGCCAGGTGCGGAAGGCGACGGACAAACCATTCAAGAGGCTAAAGGAGGAGTACCTGGACCCGAGGTTGGCAAAGCGATACAACGTCGCCGCGGGAGATCTCAAGCCGTGGCACTATCAGAACGCCTTCTTCCAGGAGGCGCCGCCCGCCGCGTTCGGCAAGGTGGACTTCGACGCGTTCTACGCGAAGACCGATTCGAAAAAGGTGGTGGCGCAGACGATCGCGTTCTACGAGAGCATCGGGGTGGACATAAAGGGGATCGTCAAGAACTCGAGCCTCTACCCTGCGCCCGGCAAAAACCCTCACGCGGTCGCATGGCTCATGGACCCTGAAAAGCCGGGCAGCTCCGTGCTGATCATGAACCTGCCAAACCCGCCGACTCCGCCCAAGGCCTCGGAGGCCTCGACGTTAGTCCACGAGCTGGGACACGACATCAACTACGAGGCCATACTCGCCAACGGCTCGCTGCCGTATCTCCTTCGCGAGCCGACCATGCTGACCGAGGCGTTTGCGATGCTCATGGAGAACCAGACGCAGACCGCGGACTGGGTCACGCGGCTTGGCGTGCCGGAGAGAGAGGCGCGCGAGGCGGAAGAGACCGCGTCGATGATCGACTACGCGGACCAGCTGATATTCCTGCGCTGGTCCTCCACGATCTACTGTTTCGAGCGAAAGTTCTACGCAGACCCGGACGCCGATATAGGAGATCTCTGGTGGGAGTGCCGCGCGAGAAACCAGTTGCTCGACAGGCCGGAGGGCTGGCGCGAGCCGGACGCGTTGGCGAAATATCACATCCCGATCGTGCCGCCGCTGTACTACTCCAACTACGCGATCGGCCGCGTGGCCAACGTGCAGTTCGCCGAGCTCTTCGATTCGCGCACCGGCGGCGGTGGTTCTGCCAGCTTCTACGGACGCAGGGAACTGGGCGACTGGCTGATGAAGGACTTCCTGGCCCAGGGAAACCTCTATTGCTGGGACGAGTTTTTGAAAGCGCAGGCCGGCGAGCCGCTCTCGGTCGCGGTTTGGAAACGCCGCTATATCGGCTCGGATGCGGAGAAGATGCTGTACAAATAGAGGGTCACGATCATGGACCTTCAGCGCATCAATGATTTCGCGTGGCGCATACCCAAGCACGGCAAGATGCGCGTGGACGGGATCATCTTCGCCTCGCGCAGGATGCTCGAGGACATAAGAAAAGACGAGAGCGTGCAGCAGGTGATCAACGTCGCGTGCCTGCCCGGTATCGTCCGCGCCTCGCTTGCCATGCCCGACATCCACTGGGGCTACGGTTTTCCCATAGGCGGTGTGGCTGCCTTTGATGCCGAGGAAGGTATAATATCCCCTGGTGGTGTTGGTTATGACGTGAATTGCGGCGTGCGCCTCCTGCGCTCGGACCTTGCGGCCGAGGACGTGAGGCCGCGCATGCGCGAGGTCGTGAACCAACTATTCCGCGATATCCCCACCGGGATCGGCTCGCATCACAAGAGTTTCAAACTCGGTCCTGACGACATGAAGCACGTGCTCAAGGACGGGGCCGCATGGGCCGTGAAACACGGCTTTGGCGATGAGGGGGAACTCGCGCACATCGAATCCGCGGGCTGCATCCCTGGCGCCGACCCGCAGGCGCTCTCCGAGCGCGCAAAGCAGCGCGGCTGCGATCAGCTCGGCACGTTGGGTTCGGGCAACCACTTCGTGGAGGTCCAGGAGGTGGTGGAGATATACGATGAGCAGGCGGCGAACGCGATGGGGCTCTTCCCCGGGCAGGTGACGATCACGGTCCACACGGGCTCGCGCGGCCTGGGCCACCAGGTTTGCGAGGACAATATCGAGGTGATGCTCGCCGCTGCGCGCAAATATCACATAGAGCTCCCTGACAAGCAGCTCTGCTGCGCGCCGGTGGGTTCACCTGAGGGGAGACGGTACTTCGTCGCGATGGCGGCCGCGGCCAACTTCGCGTTCGCAAACCGCCAGGTCATCACGCACTGGGTGAGGGCAGCGCTCGAACACGCGCTCAAGATGGGGCCGGCGGACCACGGCATCAGACCTGTCTACGATGTCTGCCACAACATCGCAAAGTTCGAGGAACACATGGTTGGCGGCTCCTCGCGCAGGCTCTGCGTTCATCGCAAGGGCGCGACGCGCGCATATCCCGCGCACCACCCGGAGGTCCCGGCGATCTATCGCGAGATAGGACAACCGGTGCTCATCCCCGGAGACATGGGCCGCTACTCCTTCGTGCTCGTGGGCACTGACCGCGCCATGGAGGAGACCTTCGGTTCCACGTGCCACGGCGCGGGCCGCCTCATGTCCAGGCATGCGGCCAAACGCGCATGTCGCGGCCGCAATATCGAGCAGGAACTGGCGGCCCAGGGGATCCTGGTGCGCGGCGCCTCGCGCGACACCGTGGTCGAGGAGGCGCCGGAGGCGTACAAGGACGTGGCCGAGGTGGTGGACGCCGTCGCTGGCGCCGGGATCTCCAAGAAGGTGGCCAAGCTAAAACCCCTCGGCGTGATTAAGGGATAGTCCTCAACTGCTTGATATTTTTAATTATTTAGCCCTCTTACAGCATATGTCTCCCCCTGTTCCATCCGACGGCATAGCGATAATTTAGCAACAATATTTGGACCCGGCCGAAAAGTGTATGCGCTGATAATGGGAGAGCTTTATGGGCATCGCATCGCCGCCGAGGATCAATATCCCCCTCCTGATGAATCAGGTGACGGAGATCTCTCAAAATCTGGGTGTGGAGTTCACGCCTTATTCCAGGACGAGCCGGGGACTCGTCTATGCGCGGTTCGATCCGAACAACCCCCTCGCACAGAAGCCCCTGGATGTCCTGATCCAGACGAGGGAAGGGATCTCGCGCGAGAGTTTCTTAACGCGGTTTCCTTTTGATGTGGCGACCCATGCCTTTGCTGTGGAGTGGCGTGCGATGCAGGCCATCGTGGACGGGGCAGGCGGCGAAGCGAAGTTGCTCGCAGACATAGCGCAGGGCGACGATGCTAGGCGCCAGGCGGCCGCATCGAGGATGCAGTCCTCCCTGGCCCTGCCGGTGCCGGGAGTGAGCGCGGTTTCCGGAGAGGACGCACTCATCGGTTGTCGCAGCGCTTTCGTGGCGAACGTCAGATCCGCCATGCTCTTCAGCCTCCTCCTCGGTGAGTCGCACGTCGAGGTGGCCAATCGGTTCTTCCAGACGGCGGTCAATTCGATGCAGATGGGCTTCCCCTCGGCGGCTGCGATGTTCGCCGAGGTCGCGGCCGATAGGATTGCCGGCGTCGATCCGTTCTCGCCGGAAGCGCAGCGCATAAGATGGTATCGGTCGTTTGCGGCCAAGGCGTGGCGCCGCTCTATCGTCGCCTCGGATTCCAGGGAGTTGAGGAGGTTCAAGATAGACGGGGGGATTTTCAACAGCTGGTCCGACGAGAACCCGATGCTGGCGATCGAGCTCCACATGTCCTCCGATGAGCTCAACGCGAGACAGAGACTCTATGCCGAGGCCACCAGCGATATGCTGCGCGCGACGCGTCTGGTGTTGGAGAGGGGAGTGAAGGCCATCGGCGGTATAAAGGCTGTGGACGTTGCGGCCTGTTGCATGAACAAGGCGGTCAAATCAGCGGCCAAGGTTCCCGGGATGAAGAGGGAGTCGGTGGAGATGTTGCGCGAGCTGCACCGCCGGATGATCGGCGAGGCACCATGACCTATGTTTTTGAGCGGGTGATGGGAATCGCCGGCGCGCAGTACCCACGCGCCGGCACTTCATCATTATAGGCACTCCTTCGGAGTGCTTAAATCCTTTGAAGGTCGGAACCGGTGGCTTCGAGCGACACCACAACGCTCAAAAAAAGGACCCCAAAAGACGGGGTCCTTTTTTGAGCGGGTGATGGGAATCGAACCCACGTATGAAGCTTGGGAAGCTTCCATTCTACCATTGAATTACACCCGCTGATTTTTCAGGACCCCACGACTAGTGTATGTAAGTGATTGATTGCAATACTAGAGTGCGACCTGTGACAATTGAGCGCTGGAAGCAGCCAGAACTCATTATCAGGTCATTATTGGGTCAATATCGTCTCCTTTGTGGGAGCATTGTGGGAAAAAATCGTGCGCCAAGGATGGCTACGTTGACGCATTTAGAAATGCCTGCAAGGGGGTTCGCATGGCTGCGTAAATGGCCCTTATGGCGACCCAGAGGAAGAACTAAGGCAAAAAATCGCCAGGACGGCACTTGAACGCTTTTGCCAACTTGTAGAGAATCCTTATGGTCGTATTCGTAGTGCCCGCTTCAACCTTCTGATAGTGCTTCCAACTGACCCCAAAATCCTCCACATCCTCTTGCTTCAACCCTGCTTTCACCCGGCAGGCGCGGACTTGAAGCCCTACTCTTTTTAAAAGCTGATCTGTCTTCACCTTACGCCTCACTTATGCGGTGAAGACTATTGAACCTTGACAGGGAGTTACACCTCACATATGAGGTTATTTACAGCTTGCCACAATAACTAGGGAGGCACACATGCGAAATATATTCGTTGTCATATTGGCTCTTCTTCTCCTCCCTTCATGTGGCGGTTCAGAGGGTTCCGATCCTTCTTCGCCCGACCCAAGCGATACTACAGCATCTCTCATAGGAACTTGGGAACGGGTTGCCGAAGATTGTGACTGTATCATCGTTTCGTATCTCAAGTTTGAGGAGGTCAGCGGGAATATCTACGCCCAACATTCATCGGACAACAGCATTTTTAAGGATAGAATGATCGTGACGGAGAATGGCAGCGAGTTCACCTTCACCGGTGACAGCGACAATTTCTGGAATGATTGCGTTGTAACCTACGACGTTGAGTGCGGCGGGACGGCGACGGATGGAATGACGACTCTTCGCTTAGATTGCGAGGTCGATCATATTGGTTGCACCATCGACCTCAGCAAGCTCTAGCCAGCGCACACCACCCCTAGGGATTATACTTTATCATACGTATATTTTACGACAAATTTATGTCACCGGATGCCTATTTTTATTCATTGTTATTCGCATTATTCATAACTGTTTTATTTTTCATAAGGTTCCGTAGTAATCAAATGACTATCAAACATTTTTCATTGTATTATCGTATTACATTGAACTCTTGGAAATCTCGGAGTGAAGAGGGCTTCTACGATTCAGCGCCTGTGTCCAACCCCCACACCCTTTTGGGGCCTTAGATTCATGATTGAATTACATAACAGCACGATATACCGTTTCAGTATGGTGTAATTGAGAGGCACTGAAGAGATAGCAATCATGGTGATTGCGTAATGCAAGGAATGAAGTGGTCACCTGATTATGGAGCATGCGACCTGCTGTGCTGATACGAAAAGAGGAAAATCATGCGTCTTAAAACTCTGCTATTCTGTTTACTCTTTGCTGCAGTTCTTGGCGCTCCTGTCGTGGGCGTTTCCAGTGAAACGTCTTCTATAGACCAACTGCAGAAGCGAGCAGAGCAAGGCGATGCCAATGCGCAAAAAAATCTCGGGTTGATGTACCTCTTTGGCCAAGGTGTTCCTCAGGACTACGCCAAGGCAGGGGAGTGGTGTAGAAAGGCGGCTGAACAGGGAGATACCGATGCTCAGTACAATCTCGGAACAATGTACTTTAAAGGCGATGGCGTACAACAGAACTACGCGAAGGCGATGGAATGGTTTACAAAAGCGGCAGAGCAAGGATTGCCCGATGCTCAATATCACCTTGGAGCGATATACGCTAAGGGTAACGGTACACCTCGGGACTTCACTAAGGCAGCGGAGTGGTTCAGAAAAGCCGGGGAACAAGGTCATGTAAATGCACAGTATGATCTCGGAGCTATGTATGGCAGAGGGGAAGGCGTGCCTCAGGACTTTACCAAAGCGGCAGCTTGGCTCAGAAAGGCTGCGGAACAGGGCGATGCCAAAGCTCAATATAACCTTGGCGTGTTTTACTTTGAAGGTAAAGGGTTACCTCGTGATTTCGCCAAGGCTGTCGAGTGGTACCAAAAAGCGGCTGAACAAGGATATCTCAGCGCGCAGTTTAATCTAGGTGTGTTGTATGCTGAAGGCATAAGTGTACCTCAAGATTTTTCAAAAGCATTGAAATGGTTCAGAAAGGCAGCAGAAGAAGGCGATCCTGGAGCGCAGTATAATCTTGGGCGGATGTACGCTTTAGGCAATGGTGTCGCTAAAGATTATATTTTGGCCTACGCATGGTCTAATCTCGCCGCGTCTCAGGGAAGGGAGTCTGCGCGGAAACTGATAAGTCTCATCAATTTGAGTGCTGAAGAACTCGCTGAAGCACAGCGGCTTTCATCAAATTGGAAGCCAGGTCAGTCTTTGGAGCGTTGAAGGTATATTTTATGGATATATTTCAGCACTTAAAGGAACTGAGTTTGCTTCAAACCATTGTTCTCTTTTGTGTTGTTGGCACTGTCGGGAGTATAGTGTGGTGGTTAATTCAGTGGATAATCGTTGTAATCGCCGGACTATTACTAAGGGGAAAAAAATAATATTTCGGAAGGATGGAATTAACGCACAGGGCAAGCACTTGAGATTTCAAAAGGTACACCTTTTGAACCACGAAAACAGCTGAAAAGGGGGCAAGTAATATCAGGCGGTTAGGGGCCTCCTTCACCGAACCCTTTTGAAACAGTTGCCGAGAGGCCGTGGAAGGACTCTAAACCCTCCTCCACGCCATTCCCTTAAAACGTCGATTTCACGCAACTTCGCAGGCTTGACGGACGATAATATCTGTGGAAGATAACCCGCCATCCCCAATATCTGGACGGGTTGGTCGTCTTCTGTTATGCTTTACTTGGAGGTGAACGATGAGTGATTTCCTGTTTTCAACGCCTGATTTTTGGTCCGGATTCGCCCGTTCCCTCGATCTTGGGGGGACTTTTGACTCATATAACGTGAGCAAATCGGAAAAGGAAGCCGATACCCGCGCCCTTGAAAATGATTGGATGATCGTGGGGAAGAATATGACCAACGCAATGGCGGGGTTCGACAATGAGCAAAAACAAGAATAGGGGTCTCGTTCCGCAGCAGTATCAACCCTCTACACCACAAGCTCGTGCACAAACGCTAGTCGCACAACAATATTCTGGCCCGATTCCTCCGCCAGAAGCCATGGAAAAATATAATCAGATTTTACCTGGGGCAGCCGATCGTATTCTCAAAATGGCAGAGCAGCAGTCACAGCATCGGCAAGGGCTTGAGAATTCCGTGGTAAAAGGAAATCTCAGCCATCAAAGGTGGGGGTTAATCGTCGGAGCGATTATCACGATTGTCGTGACTGTAGCGGGAACGATTTTGGCTCTGTACGATAAACCGACTGAAGGTCTTATTGCCATTCTATCAATGATAGGGATTGATGCTGGAGTGTTTGTCTTTGGCAGGTTGCGACAGGAAAAGGATCGCGCGCAAAAGCTCGCTGAAATCGACGAAGCGAAGAAGGGAAATCAGTAGTCGCGGTCCCTCTACTTCTCCACATCAGCCCTTTTCCCCACACACGGCGCCATCCGGCGCCCCACCCCTTTAACGGTGGGTTTCTTTTGTTACTGTGAAGTCCTCTACACAGCGGCAAGCAGACGTGACATCGTGGCATGGGAGACACCTGCGAGAGCGGCCACCTGGCGCAAGGATTTGCCCTCAGCGCGCATCCGGCGGGCAAGGTCGAGGTCTAGGCTGGCCTTGGGCCGGCCGCAATGCTTCCCTCGGCTCTTGGCTGCCTTCATCCCTGCCTTGACCCGTTCCGCGATAATCGCCCGCTCAAACTCTGCCACGGCCCCGAGAAACGTAAAAACCATTCTGCCCGCAGGTGTGCCCGTGTCTATGGCCTCTTGAAGGCTCACAAAGGCGACGCTGAGGGTCTGTAGCTCGGACAAGATCGTGAGCAGGTGCGCAACCGAGCGCCCAAGCCGGTCGATCTTCCACACGGCTACGGCGCTGAATTTACCCCGTCTGGCATCAGCAAGCATTTCGTTGAGGGCAGGGCGGGACTCCTTTGCCCCTGAGATAAAATCCACGTACTCGCGATAGACCTCAATTCCCCGCGCCTGTGCGTATAGCCGGAGCGCGTCGAGCTGAAGATCGGCCTTCTGGTCGTCAGTACTTACTCTTGCGTATATCGCCACTCGTTTCATCATCCCCATTGGAAGCCCCCTTTCGATTGACATGGTGTTTATCATTGGTTACCATGTTAACGAATAGTCAACACGCCGTCAAGACAAATCGTTAATTGACAGTAAACTTCAAGGAGGCTAGATATGTTGCAAATGATAGCGTCGAGATTACAGCAAGTCATAGACAAGGGGTCCCATCAGGGGAAGAGCGACCGTGTGCTCGCCACAGAGCTGGGCATTAGCCACGTCGCTCTATGGAAGCTCCGCACGGGATGGAAGGATAAGGATAGCAAGCCCTACAATCCCAGCCTCGAAATGCTAGACCGGCTTTGCAAGTTCTTCAAGTGCAAGGTGGGGGATATTTTGGAGTATCGAAAAATGTAAACCCGCGCATAGGGGGTGAATCATGTCGCGCAAACAGTTGAAGGTGATCGCCTGGACGCTTTGGCTTATAGCTTTTGTATGCGCATTAGTTGCTTTTTCACATATCTACAATCCTAATTATCCGAGATGGGTTAATTACGAAGGAGGGGGACGGGGTAGATCGCGGTATGTGTCACCGTCAGAAACGGGCTATAGATATTCACCCGGGCCGGACAACGGTGCGGGCTGGGTCATCGGCATGATCGCATGTATTGGCGCAGGAATGTTTGTTAATATAGCAACCAAGAGAATGAGCGAGAAAGAGAAGTGAGATAAAGACGGGGCTAGGCCGACGGGCTGAAAAGCGGAAACCCTATCCGCCTGCCCCTTTCAGTTTTTCAGGGAGACCGTGAGGGGCGGGTGTCAAATACAACTAAATTTGCTCGGGCTTTGGCAAAAATCAGGAGCGACCCTGCCCGTGCTAAGCGCATTAAGACATTAGACCCAGATTGGATAAGATGGGTAAACGGGCGGCACCCTCGGCAGGTTGATACAGACAAACATATCCTGGGAATCCTTAAGCGCAATTCACTCAATAATGTCTCAATTGATGAGATAAAAATGGTTTGCGCAAGTGCCTATGAGAATTTCTTTAAGGAATTGAGGGAAAAACACAAATGGCAACATTTGCATATTTTGAGCACCGGGAATTTTTACGATTTTGAAAATAAGAAGTGGTGCTCCCAGCGACCAATGACTGCCGAGGAGATGGGGCGAGTCAGGGATTATATCTCCACACTCATTCTCTCTGATCCTGGTTGGGAATACCTCCAACAAACGAGTTTTGATCTACATTGTCTTACTGATACAATGAAAAAATTCCCTCTTAAAAAGATTTTGAGCAGAAAGGACTTGCATAAAAAGATTGTGAGTAAAAAGGCACCGCCGATAACATGTCCTGAAAAAGAGTGGGCTCAGGCGGATCGCTATTTGCAAGCTAACTTGAGCCACTATCTCATCCCTCGCGTCGATAATCCTGCCATACCAAGAAGCAAAAAGAACCCGGGCCTCGCAGAGGCAGCCAAGGCAACGCATGAAATTATGATGTGCTTTGGCGTCGAGTCCACAATAAAGGGCATAAAGGACTCATACCACGAGTTTATTAAGAGGTCAGATAAAGAGCGATTGATAAGTTGAAATGAGGATTTTTAATCGCTTTATATGCAGCGCGCCATAACTGCGGTAATTATGGCGCTATGAAATTCACGGCACAGTTTCGGGATTTTCTTAGGCGGTATCCAACCCCACTTTATCTCCTCGGGCCAGAGGTCGGCTTTCATCCTTCCAGGCTTTCTCAGCTTATTCATGGCGCTGACGTTAAGCGCACCCATGATATTCGCTATCGTCTGTTGATTAAGCGCGTCGGCTATCGCGGAGCAATTTTCGATGAGGCGAAAACCTCATAAACAAAACCCCGGCAGCTTGGCGGCGGACCGGGGCAGAAAGGAAATGCAGATAATGAATAACGTTAATTCAGGGACGTATCAAGAACTAACTTTCTTTGACCATGAAGTGGCAATTGTTGCCTTACATGTTTACCGCAGAAATGTTGTCGAACGTTGGAAATGGCTTGACCGCCTCGTTGCAGATCGCGCCTGCATACAGACGCAGATCGCTCGCAAACTGCATAACGAAGGCCGGTTGAGCGATGAAGACTTGAAGCGCGTATGGGCTGAAATTGATGAGCAGCTTTATGAATACGACGACGCTCCTCATGTGCTCTATCGGCGGGAACTGCTAGCAGAAATTG contains:
- a CDS encoding RtcB family protein, translating into MDLQRINDFAWRIPKHGKMRVDGIIFASRRMLEDIRKDESVQQVINVACLPGIVRASLAMPDIHWGYGFPIGGVAAFDAEEGIISPGGVGYDVNCGVRLLRSDLAAEDVRPRMREVVNQLFRDIPTGIGSHHKSFKLGPDDMKHVLKDGAAWAVKHGFGDEGELAHIESAGCIPGADPQALSERAKQRGCDQLGTLGSGNHFVEVQEVVEIYDEQAANAMGLFPGQVTITVHTGSRGLGHQVCEDNIEVMLAAARKYHIELPDKQLCCAPVGSPEGRRYFVAMAAAANFAFANRQVITHWVRAALEHALKMGPADHGIRPVYDVCHNIAKFEEHMVGGSSRRLCVHRKGATRAYPAHHPEVPAIYREIGQPVLIPGDMGRYSFVLVGTDRAMEETFGSTCHGAGRLMSRHAAKRACRGRNIEQELAAQGILVRGASRDTVVEEAPEAYKDVAEVVDAVAGAGISKKVAKLKPLGVIKG
- a CDS encoding DUF2335 domain-containing protein, which gives rise to MSKNKNRGLVPQQYQPSTPQARAQTLVAQQYSGPIPPPEAMEKYNQILPGAADRILKMAEQQSQHRQGLENSVVKGNLSHQRWGLIVGAIITIVVTVAGTILALYDKPTEGLIAILSMIGIDAGVFVFGRLRQEKDRAQKLAEIDEAKKGNQ
- a CDS encoding recombinase family protein, which translates into the protein MSIERGLPMGMMKRVAIYARVSTDDQKADLQLDALRLYAQARGIEVYREYVDFISGAKESRPALNEMLADARRGKFSAVAVWKIDRLGRSVAHLLTILSELQTLSVAFVSLQEAIDTGTPAGRMVFTFLGAVAEFERAIIAERVKAGMKAAKSRGKHCGRPKASLDLDLARRMRAEGKSLRQVAALAGVSHATMSRLLAAV
- a CDS encoding SEL1-like repeat protein; this encodes MRLKTLLFCLLFAAVLGAPVVGVSSETSSIDQLQKRAEQGDANAQKNLGLMYLFGQGVPQDYAKAGEWCRKAAEQGDTDAQYNLGTMYFKGDGVQQNYAKAMEWFTKAAEQGLPDAQYHLGAIYAKGNGTPRDFTKAAEWFRKAGEQGHVNAQYDLGAMYGRGEGVPQDFTKAAAWLRKAAEQGDAKAQYNLGVFYFEGKGLPRDFAKAVEWYQKAAEQGYLSAQFNLGVLYAEGISVPQDFSKALKWFRKAAEEGDPGAQYNLGRMYALGNGVAKDYILAYAWSNLAASQGRESARKLISLINLSAEELAEAQRLSSNWKPGQSLER
- a CDS encoding helix-turn-helix domain-containing protein, giving the protein MLQMIASRLQQVIDKGSHQGKSDRVLATELGISHVALWKLRTGWKDKDSKPYNPSLEMLDRLCKFFKCKVGDILEYRKM
- a CDS encoding M2 family metallopeptidase yields the protein MSNRSIIGILAAVIAFAICLMAGRTSFSAKKGEAMEGKARAVISEYLEKYKPLDLGLRRAWYEYSTTGDKRASARQGELELAMRQLASDRDRFGKLKSLYKSRDKIEDRVVRRQVELLYLVHLPNQVEPEKLKRLTALERRIEETFNDYRAELDGKKLSPVDVAHMLSDSTDSAKIERVWKSQAGVGRLLESDFRELVKLRNEIARDLGYASALELEAVVAELDLGMLDKFYSQVRKATDKPFKRLKEEYLDPRLAKRYNVAAGDLKPWHYQNAFFQEAPPAAFGKVDFDAFYAKTDSKKVVAQTIAFYESIGVDIKGIVKNSSLYPAPGKNPHAVAWLMDPEKPGSSVLIMNLPNPPTPPKASEASTLVHELGHDINYEAILANGSLPYLLREPTMLTEAFAMLMENQTQTADWVTRLGVPEREAREAEETASMIDYADQLIFLRWSSTIYCFERKFYADPDADIGDLWWECRARNQLLDRPEGWREPDALAKYHIPIVPPLYYSNYAIGRVANVQFAELFDSRTGGGGSASFYGRRELGDWLMKDFLAQGNLYCWDEFLKAQAGEPLSVAVWKRRYIGSDAEKMLYK
- a CDS encoding helix-turn-helix transcriptional regulator, yielding MKTDQLLKRVGLQVRACRVKAGLKQEDVEDFGVSWKHYQKVEAGTTNTTIRILYKLAKAFKCRPGDFLP